A genome region from Nitrospira sp. includes the following:
- a CDS encoding ATP-binding protein: MKVLAFSALVNALAATGLGMFVYFRDPAAPRNRIYGLYCLSIAFWSIFYCGWQLTESRELALSLLRLVMAGAALIPILYFHHTVTFLDIAAGHAKALKIGYGLAALFLLVDATPWFVAGVHPAMSFAFWPVPGPFFHPFLAYFLWYVIYATSLVGVALRDANGIRRHQYAYMLAASIIGYVGGATNFPLWYGVPLLPYGTVLITVYTALMAYTIVRYRLMNISVVLNKGLGYAIVLAIIVVATSIGAVLSNRATGHSTPPLLAGTLFLICALWVLSNNPRSTSNTIFSAVCGAACLWLFGCFMLFSASREDEALFWVRVIYTGIVFLPALTYHFAQTLAGVAAYDRLIVWNYVIGALFWSLLFTPYLVEGQYLYYWGRYPKAGVLHPWLVAYVVAGGGLTVYRLHQGYRLHLSSAPVLGAQLKYTGVALALGFFASLDFFQNYGVGFYPVGYLLAGLSVTVVAYAIARYELMDVSFVPSRPKVMLSIKLMGLIPAYMMILLVIRIFTGTFHYLLAGVLFGLFVIVSSGLANLQKGVERAIGQTLFRERYDAYDTLVQFSKSLVAILELKSLTKEIVQTLARVMNIKTASVYVLDKEQGVYSLTAAYGFVTRDSIVPPIKMEGEFPKALLRTETALVREEIEYDKADTDYLRLLDTLNGLESEVCIPLISKERLVGFCNLGRRSNHGMYSTEELALLKTLAQHAAIAIDNALLYEDLRRSQLLMRRTDRLRSLETMAGGFAHEIRNPLTSIKTFVQLAPERRDDVEFMEQFSQVVCEDVERIERLVHEILDYARYMTPKLTQESLNDVVSSCLYFIEVKASSKAITIQKELASDLPYVKLDRQQIKQVLLNLFINAMEAIGGDQGGRLSVRTRKLVKPVNEPWVQIEVEDSGPGIDPQDLDHIFDPFYTTKHESGEREGTGLGLTIAHQIVQEHGGYVEVASEVGHGTKFMVNLPVNPPLAEWQAAQPLYDDGRKLAGSFFARPHLGLEEQFGKPSSPIKASSEG; this comes from the coding sequence CGTTCAGCGCGTTGGTGAATGCGTTGGCGGCGACTGGGCTCGGAATGTTTGTTTACTTCCGGGATCCCGCCGCTCCTCGCAATCGCATCTACGGGCTGTATTGTCTGAGCATCGCCTTCTGGAGCATTTTTTACTGCGGGTGGCAACTTACTGAGTCTCGAGAGCTTGCGCTGAGCCTCCTGCGCCTGGTCATGGCCGGCGCGGCCCTTATTCCGATCCTGTATTTTCACCATACCGTCACATTTCTTGATATCGCCGCGGGCCATGCCAAGGCCTTGAAGATCGGGTATGGCCTAGCCGCTTTGTTTCTGTTGGTGGATGCGACGCCCTGGTTCGTGGCGGGCGTGCATCCCGCAATGTCGTTCGCCTTCTGGCCGGTGCCCGGCCCTTTCTTTCATCCCTTTCTGGCGTATTTCCTCTGGTATGTCATCTATGCCACCTCGCTTGTCGGGGTCGCGCTCCGAGATGCCAATGGAATTCGACGCCATCAATATGCCTACATGCTGGCGGCCAGTATTATCGGGTATGTGGGCGGGGCCACGAATTTTCCTCTCTGGTATGGTGTGCCGCTGTTGCCTTACGGCACGGTGCTGATCACGGTGTATACCGCGTTGATGGCGTATACGATCGTTCGGTACCGTCTCATGAATATCAGTGTCGTACTGAATAAGGGCCTTGGTTATGCCATTGTCCTGGCGATTATCGTCGTGGCGACCTCCATCGGTGCGGTGCTCAGTAACCGTGCGACCGGACATTCCACCCCTCCATTATTGGCCGGAACGCTCTTTCTCATTTGCGCGCTCTGGGTGCTCAGCAATAATCCCCGCTCAACTTCGAATACGATCTTCAGCGCTGTGTGTGGGGCCGCCTGTCTCTGGTTATTCGGTTGTTTCATGCTGTTTTCGGCGTCGCGCGAGGATGAGGCGCTTTTCTGGGTGCGGGTCATCTATACCGGCATCGTGTTCTTGCCCGCATTGACGTACCACTTCGCGCAGACCCTTGCAGGAGTGGCCGCCTATGATCGCCTGATCGTGTGGAACTATGTTATCGGAGCACTGTTTTGGAGCCTGTTGTTCACGCCGTATCTCGTAGAGGGACAGTATCTCTACTACTGGGGGCGCTATCCGAAGGCGGGAGTGCTCCACCCGTGGCTGGTGGCCTATGTGGTCGCGGGTGGAGGCCTGACGGTGTATCGCCTGCATCAGGGCTATCGGCTCCATCTCAGTTCAGCCCCGGTACTCGGCGCACAGTTGAAATATACCGGTGTGGCGTTGGCGCTGGGATTCTTCGCCTCTCTCGATTTCTTCCAGAATTATGGCGTGGGGTTTTACCCGGTCGGGTACTTGCTGGCCGGTCTCTCGGTCACCGTCGTGGCATATGCCATCGCTCGATACGAATTGATGGATGTATCGTTCGTCCCGAGCCGGCCGAAGGTGATGCTGTCGATCAAGTTGATGGGCCTGATTCCGGCCTACATGATGATCTTGCTGGTGATCAGAATTTTCACTGGGACGTTTCATTATCTGTTAGCTGGCGTGTTATTCGGTTTGTTTGTCATCGTATCGAGCGGTTTGGCGAACCTTCAGAAGGGCGTCGAGCGGGCTATCGGGCAGACGTTGTTTCGCGAGCGGTATGATGCCTATGACACGCTGGTGCAATTCTCGAAATCTCTGGTGGCCATTCTCGAGTTGAAGTCTCTCACGAAGGAAATCGTGCAGACGCTCGCGCGCGTGATGAACATTAAGACGGCATCCGTCTACGTGCTGGATAAGGAGCAGGGGGTCTACAGTTTGACGGCCGCGTACGGGTTTGTGACCCGCGATTCCATTGTGCCGCCTATTAAGATGGAGGGAGAGTTTCCGAAAGCGTTGCTGCGGACGGAAACGGCTTTGGTTCGAGAGGAAATCGAATACGACAAGGCGGATACAGACTACCTACGATTGCTAGATACCCTGAACGGTCTGGAGTCAGAGGTGTGCATTCCGTTGATCAGCAAGGAGCGGCTCGTGGGTTTCTGCAACTTAGGCCGCCGGTCCAACCACGGCATGTATTCGACTGAGGAGTTGGCATTGCTCAAGACGCTGGCGCAGCATGCGGCGATCGCGATCGACAACGCGCTCTTGTACGAAGATCTCCGCCGGTCTCAATTGTTGATGCGCCGTACCGACCGGCTACGCTCGCTTGAAACCATGGCGGGCGGGTTTGCCCATGAGATTCGAAACCCGTTGACCTCCATCAAGACCTTTGTGCAATTGGCTCCCGAACGGCGGGACGACGTGGAATTCATGGAACAGTTCAGTCAGGTCGTGTGCGAGGACGTGGAGCGGATCGAACGACTGGTGCACGAGATTCTGGACTATGCGCGGTATATGACGCCCAAGTTGACCCAGGAAAGTCTGAATGACGTGGTCTCGTCCTGTCTCTATTTTATCGAGGTCAAAGCGAGCAGCAAGGCCATCACGATTCAGAAGGAATTGGCGAGCGATCTGCCCTACGTGAAGTTAGATCGGCAGCAGATCAAACAAGTGTTACTGAACTTGTTTATTAACGCGATGGAAGCAATCGGAGGCGACCAAGGGGGCCGCCTGTCCGTTCGTACCCGCAAACTCGTGAAGCCGGTGAATGAGCCCTGGGTTCAGATCGAGGTCGAAGATAGTGGGCCAGGGATCGATCCTCAGGACCTGGATCATATCTTCGATCCATTTTATACCACCAAGCACGAGAGCGGAGAACGCGAAGGAACGGGGCTAGGCTTGACCATTGCTCACCAGATTGTGCAGGAGCATGGAGGCTATGTGGAAGTGGCCAGTGAAGTGGGCCACGGGACGAAGTTCATGGTCAATCTTCCCGTGAATCCTCCTCTGGCGGAGTGGCAGGCTGCGCAGCCCCTGTATGATGACGGCCGAAAGCTGGCCGGATCGTTTTTCGCCAGACCCCACCTGGGCTTGGAGGAACAGTTCGGCAAGCCATCGTCTCCCATCAAAGCCAGCAGCGAAGGATGA
- a CDS encoding alpha/beta fold hydrolase, producing the protein MAALDGFIPALLLRNRHLMTLVPRYWPREAIGPPIPHLTRRFTTEPGTQLQGVCHWQSYPGNSPTLILLHGLEGSAESHYMRGMTIKAYRAGFNVIRMNQRTCGGSDHLTQTLYNSGLSNDYRAIIQELRIRDHLSPIWLVGYSMGGNLVLKAAGEMGPSDPALAGVVAVSPNIDPTQCVVALEQPRNWLYHRHFLSSLKARLRRKAALFPGRWDVSPLDSMKTITQFDEAYTARDGGYRNVVDYYDRAGARHVLQHIAVPTLIITAQDDPFIPASIFETPAIRHNPNITLTLLRHGGHCGFFQRRRPQEDRFWAENRILEWLTRQG; encoded by the coding sequence ATGGCTGCGCTCGATGGATTCATTCCCGCACTCCTGCTCCGCAATCGACATCTCATGACTTTGGTGCCTCGCTACTGGCCTCGGGAGGCGATAGGACCACCCATTCCTCACCTGACACGCCGATTCACGACCGAGCCGGGAACTCAGCTACAAGGCGTCTGTCACTGGCAATCTTACCCTGGCAACTCCCCGACCCTCATCCTGCTCCACGGGCTTGAGGGATCCGCAGAATCCCATTATATGCGAGGGATGACGATCAAGGCCTACCGTGCTGGATTTAACGTGATCCGCATGAACCAACGAACCTGTGGCGGCAGTGACCACCTGACTCAAACTCTGTACAACAGCGGACTCAGTAACGATTATCGAGCGATCATCCAGGAATTGCGGATACGCGATCACCTGTCCCCAATATGGCTGGTAGGATATTCGATGGGCGGAAATCTCGTCTTGAAAGCGGCAGGAGAGATGGGACCGTCTGATCCGGCATTGGCAGGCGTGGTCGCCGTCAGTCCAAATATTGATCCCACCCAGTGTGTGGTCGCTCTCGAGCAACCCAGAAATTGGCTCTACCACCGGCACTTCCTCTCAAGCTTGAAAGCGAGACTGCGACGGAAGGCCGCACTTTTCCCGGGACGGTGGGATGTGTCGCCGTTGGATTCGATGAAAACGATCACCCAGTTTGACGAAGCCTACACCGCTCGAGATGGTGGGTATCGGAATGTCGTCGATTATTATGACCGCGCAGGAGCGCGCCACGTTCTCCAGCACATCGCCGTGCCTACGTTGATCATCACCGCGCAGGATGATCCGTTCATTCCTGCCTCCATATTTGAAACCCCGGCGATCCGGCACAATCCCAACATTACACTCACCCTACTACGCCATGGAGGACACTGCGGATTTTTTCAGCGTCGGCGCCCGCAGGAAGATCGCTTCTGGGCAGAGAACAGAATACTCGAATGGTTGACTCGACAAGGATAA
- a CDS encoding cation:proton antiporter, translated as MEQIFTVAFLWLALAVLSTLIAYHLRVSVALIETCVGVSLAAVLSLLGLQALLLPNADWVRFLAAFGAVVLTFLAGTELDPLALRSKLTEVDLVGMVGFVASFLCCCEAGERPKTDQWTE; from the coding sequence ATGGAACAGATCTTTACCGTTGCCTTCCTGTGGCTCGCCCTCGCAGTACTCTCCACACTCATCGCCTACCATCTCCGCGTCTCTGTCGCATTGATAGAGACTTGTGTGGGGGTCAGCCTCGCCGCTGTGCTCAGTCTACTCGGACTACAAGCCCTTCTCCTGCCGAATGCTGATTGGGTCCGCTTCCTGGCCGCCTTCGGGGCAGTCGTCCTCACGTTTCTGGCGGGTACAGAGCTCGACCCGCTGGCACTTCGATCAAAACTCACCGAAGTCGATTTGGTGGGAATGGTAGGCTTCGTCGCTTCTTTTCTCTGCTGCTGTGAAGCAGGGGAAAGGCCCAAGACCGATCAATGGACTGAGTGA
- a CDS encoding bile acid:sodium symporter has protein sequence MGHRTFTVSNLSQFVHHHLLWFLISSYAIAAVFPTAGLGIRTLSFGDIRVFGTTIHVSLVLLLLGTLMFNAGLGVQISQLKSLIQKTGVLAAGLAANLLIPIGYIFCVNLLLLLWHNPEEAQHILVGLALVAAMPIAGSSTAWAQNSNGNLALSLGLVLCSTVFSPIITPLAFYVFGEMASREYETVLHNLADYGSGAFLGFWVVLPSLLGLSIRFTVPERQLAAVMPHIKLINSLVLLVLNYSNASVSLPQAIAQPDVDFLVLTLVITAGLCITGFAAAYWLSCLFKTDQADRVSLMYGLGMNNNGTGLVLASLVLASFPRIMVPIILYNLVQHLVAGSVHELTDRKAAVQKAGEP, from the coding sequence ATGGGGCACCGCACATTCACAGTTTCCAACCTGTCTCAGTTCGTCCACCACCACCTACTTTGGTTCCTGATCAGCTCGTATGCGATAGCGGCCGTGTTTCCGACAGCGGGGCTAGGGATCAGAACGCTCTCGTTCGGTGACATACGAGTCTTTGGGACGACGATCCACGTGTCTCTCGTCCTGTTGCTCCTCGGCACGCTGATGTTTAACGCTGGACTGGGCGTACAAATATCCCAGTTAAAATCTCTCATACAGAAGACCGGGGTATTGGCAGCTGGACTCGCAGCCAACCTTCTCATTCCAATCGGCTATATCTTCTGCGTCAACCTCCTTCTGCTGCTGTGGCATAACCCCGAGGAGGCGCAACACATTCTTGTGGGGCTAGCCTTGGTCGCAGCTATGCCGATTGCCGGCTCGTCCACCGCCTGGGCGCAGAACTCCAATGGAAATTTGGCACTCAGTTTAGGATTAGTGCTGTGCTCTACAGTCTTCAGTCCAATCATCACACCCTTGGCGTTCTATGTGTTTGGAGAGATGGCATCAAGGGAGTATGAAACGGTACTGCATAATCTTGCTGATTATGGCTCCGGAGCCTTTCTTGGTTTTTGGGTTGTCCTGCCATCGCTCTTGGGGCTAAGTATCCGATTCACAGTCCCGGAAAGACAGCTCGCCGCTGTCATGCCGCACATAAAACTCATCAATTCCCTCGTCTTGTTGGTGCTGAATTACTCGAATGCATCCGTGTCACTCCCGCAGGCTATCGCACAGCCCGATGTGGACTTTTTAGTTCTAACCCTTGTCATCACAGCGGGGCTCTGTATTACGGGGTTTGCCGCTGCCTACTGGCTCAGCTGTCTGTTTAAGACAGACCAGGCGGATCGTGTTTCGCTCATGTACGGGCTTGGCATGAACAACAATGGGACGGGGTTGGTGCTTGCCTCACTCGTGCTCGCCTCTTTTCCACGCATTATGGTACCGATTATTCTTTACAACTTAGTGCAACATCTGGTGGCGGGAAGTGTGCACGAGCTGACAGACCGAAAGGCAGCGGTTCAAAAGGCTGGAGAACCATAA
- a CDS encoding class II aldolase/adducin family protein, with amino-acid sequence MLTAIGDVMRRVYERGWITTRDGNISMRKRAGKYLYITPSGWRKTIVHPEHIVRLEVVTDPVTGQLIPNVRDGQHPSGELWMHWNLQRETKKTRTVVHVHATHIVAAMYAGIDLQAMSAEFPEISRYTRVGRSVPAVPALSRDLADMTAECLGLRNDGTLEFDIVGQMNHGVCAVAMDPWGAYEHIERLDHICEIVLKSGAGSRTVRPSSPR; translated from the coding sequence ATGCTGACTGCGATCGGCGATGTGATGAGGCGAGTGTACGAACGAGGATGGATTACGACCAGGGATGGCAACATCAGCATGCGGAAGCGGGCGGGCAAGTATCTCTACATTACGCCATCCGGATGGCGTAAGACGATTGTTCACCCGGAACACATAGTTCGCTTAGAGGTCGTGACTGATCCTGTGACCGGACAATTGATCCCCAACGTGCGTGATGGGCAACACCCATCGGGTGAGCTGTGGATGCATTGGAATCTTCAGAGGGAGACAAAAAAGACGAGAACGGTGGTCCATGTTCATGCCACGCACATCGTGGCCGCCATGTATGCCGGGATCGATTTGCAGGCCATGAGTGCGGAGTTTCCGGAGATTTCTCGCTACACTCGCGTAGGGCGGTCAGTCCCCGCAGTGCCCGCCTTATCACGTGATCTGGCTGATATGACGGCGGAGTGTTTGGGGTTGAGGAACGATGGGACGCTTGAATTCGATATTGTCGGGCAAATGAATCACGGCGTCTGTGCCGTCGCCATGGATCCCTGGGGAGCCTATGAGCATATTGAGCGGCTCGACCATATTTGCGAGATTGTGCTCAAGAGCGGGGCTGGCTCAAGAACGGTGAGGCCATCGTCGCCCAGGTGA